A segment of the Labrus bergylta chromosome 11, fLabBer1.1, whole genome shotgun sequence genome:
gcaacaaaaacatgtaacatGCCTTTAAATTTAACGGTTAAATGTTTGCAGCCCCTTTTTGATTAATGCATGCATTCATTTACCAGCCTATCTGCCACCCTATGGACATTGTGATTCATGACACCATCTACAGTTACACTGATTTTAATCTGAATTACGGTTTTTGCATCCTTTCTGAGTCTCTGCAGAGGAGCTGTAGTCActtctctttctgctttttctttcagAACAATGGAAGCCAATCGACCCCGAGGAGAAGAAACATTACGACAGAGAGTTTCTTCTGGGCTTCCAGTTCATCTCCGCCAGCATGAACAAGCCCGAGGGTCTGCCAGCCATCAGTGACGTCGTCCTGGACAAGGTGATAAAGACACAGGGTCAAACATTTAGTCTCATGCTAATAACTTGTCATGTTTTAATACGCTGGAAGCAGTCAGCCCCCggtgtgttttttaatgctgTAAGAATGTACGTTGCTTCTGAGGAAACATGAGCAGTGATGGAAATCTTTGCAATCAAGATGAcgtttaattttgtttttccaggcCAATAAAAACCCACTTCGCCAACTTGACCCCAGTCGTCTTCAGGGAATGAACTGTGGTCCTGACTTCACACCTTCCTTTGCAAACCTTGGCCGGCCTGgcatgggaggaggaggaggagggggagggggaggaggaggaagcagaggaCCGGTGAGTTAACATTTATAAAAGGGGATGCAAAAGCTCTGCACTTTAAAGATCATAACCCTTGATTTACATTGAGTCATTGACCTTTCTCCCCATCGCTCCTCCCAGCCTCCAGGAATGGGCATGGGAGCCGGCGGCCCGCGTCGCTCTCAGCAGATGCAGAGGAAAGAGCCGAGGAAAATCATCACCACCATGTCCCTCGGTGACGACATTCAGCTGAACAAGGCAGAGAAGGCCTGGAAACCTTCGGCCAAGAAATCCACTCGCGGCCGTGCAGCCGAGGAGGTTGAGGAGAACGATCCCCAAAACAGCAAGACCCAGGAGCTGTTCAAACAGGTCCGCAGCATCCTCAACAAGCTGACCCCACAAAAGTTTCAACAGCTCATGAAACAGGTGTCGGAACTGACTATTGACACTGAGGAAAGACTGAAAGGAGTCATAGATCTGACCTTCGAAAAGGCCATCTCTGAGCCGGACTTCTCCGTCGCCTACGCCAACATGTGCCGCTGCCTTATGGGGGTAAGTGACAACGCACACGCCCGGAAGTATGTTTTGAATACACATgaatgcatgtttgtttgtgaataGAGGTCcatgatgttttgttttatatacATCACAAAATTATATAtacttgttttattcttttcacaATGACTTGCCGATATGAAAAGGTCGGCCATGTTCGGGTTTTCGTTTGATTCAGTGCTGTGGatccacaacaaaaaaaacgccCTCTGGTAAGACGGAGCGAGATTTAGTGTGTCCAAGTAAGAATTGCTGCAGAACAAAAAGTCCTACTGCACCCTGACACATCTTGCAACTTTTATGCTTTTGGGGCTCTTCTCCCCCACAATCCTTTGCACATTAGACCAATCTTCCCATTGAGCTATTGAGAGTAGGGGTGGACTGGTTATcggcatgggggggggggatattcTGCAGTTGGCGGATTATCTGTATCggcattttattttactttgcacATAAAATTAATGACGGTAAACTCCGATATAtgagatgcacttttaataccttttttccatcttaaaagttggctgcatcttggggcactggtggcacaTTGGTTTGtgggcgccccatgtatggaggctgtggtcctccgagcggacggcccgggttcaaatccggcctttTGCTCCTgacccgcatgtcattcccctctctctctctctctctctctctctctctctctctctctctctctctctctctctctctctctctctccctgatttccaactctatccactctcctatctctccattaaaggcacaaaaagccccccaaaaaaataattaaaaaaaaagttggctACTTCTTATACACcagtgcgaccaatataccggTATGAAATCTTGACACGCGCCGAGTGCAGCCGCCACGATCAACGCACGCGACGTGACACGATTAGAAATGCTTCCccaatcatttttttgttgaaagcTGATTGCACGCTGTGAGGGGAAAGACAGTGACACAGACCATTCTGTTTACGGGACTTTCTCACATCATGTCTAATCATGACTTTACTGAAAACGGTGGTACATTGTTCTGTAATTAAATCTTGTCGAGTGCTTTAAAGAGTGACAAGTGGAGTCAGGCAGAGAGCTCGGTGTCTGcgcttcacaactttccctgcagactgagagcTCGACTACTGTACTGTGACTAGTAGGAGAGCAAACTCTACaatgagaaaacaaatggaGCTAAAAGACCGacacagctgcagagaaactACATGCTGTCGACTTCGCTGAACACGGTAGAAATTGTCACGCAGGATGACAGTTtatacctttttattttctctctgagagctTCAAAAACAGACTCTGAATTATAGTCCGTATTTTACGTTAGTTAATTATACATATTTTAACGctatctgattggctacaggtCACACGAGTAAAAGCCAATCAGAACCAGCCCTGGCAGCAGCTTTTTTTCTCAAAAGCTCTGTAAcaaagctcagccgtcatcatgTTTTTCGTGCACTCTCATTGATTCAGCGACGGGgttatattggtgtcccagtctgtgaggtcaTATTGCGTTTCAGCGTTGTGGAAGCACTGCACAGCAGGAGCTTCTCATACACAGCGCTGCGTTCCCTGCTGGCTCAGCCATCCCTCCTCTGTTACACCTTCGAAGACGATACAAATGAGGGGTTCACTTCCCCCTGCTGTTACGCCTCTGCGACATTCATATCGAAGGTGAAACCTCACGGAAATATGGAGGCTTGTTGTAGCAGACCTTGCTCAGGTGTTTATGTGGTAACTGTGGCAGATTAAAGGATCCAGTGATGCTGCTGATCAAAATGATGGTATTGAGGAGCCACTTGCTCTAGGTAACTCTACTTCTTGTCTTTCCCTGTCCTGTTTtcgttctttctttctttttgaacattcattttctctttccAGCTCAAAGTCGAAGCCACAGATAAGCCGGGAGCCACTGTGAATTTCCGCAAGCTGCTGCTAAATCGATGCCAGAAGGAGTTTGAGAAGGACAAAGACGACGACGAGATCTTtgagaagaagcagaaagagcTGGAGGCGGCCTCAGGGGTACAGTAACGGGTTCTTAACATCACAAAAGAAACCAGTTTGATTGTTGATCTCGGGTGTTTGTTGGGGCTCATTAGAAGGTCACGATGCATCGTGAGGAAACCAACGTACAGAGAGAATTTACAGCTgactatttctgtttttgtgtctctgtttacaCGCAGGACGACGTGAAGCAACTCactgaggagctgcaggaggctAAAGACAAGGCCAGGAGGCGCTCACTGGGGAACATCAAGTTCATTGGCGAGCTGTTTAAGCTGAAGATGCTCACAGAGGTCATCATGCACGATTGCATTGTAAAGCTGCTGAAAAACCACGACGAGGAGTCGCTGGAGTGCCTGTGTAGATTGTTCTCCACCATCGGAAAGGACCTAGACTTTGAAAAGGCCAAGGTACCAATGCACGCTGACAAACGTGTGGTTTGATTTTCAACTTATTGTAAGAGATCACCAAACTGTTGTGTTCATCTTCAGCCTCGTATGGATCAGTACTTCAACCAGATggagaaaataacaaaggagaGGAAGAACAGCTCCAGGATTCGCTTCATGCTGCAGGATGTGCTCGATCTTCGACGGGTAAAGCAGAAATATCACACGCATACAGTTCACATCTAGTATCCTCATGCTTCTcaaaacaagaccatcaggTACATTTTTAATGTCCGGGTCATGCTGGGAAGGAGCTAcatgtcggatttgaacccaggcctcctgctttgaggactataggcCCAATCTCGAtgtccaccctcacacactcactgactttGGTGCGCGTTCCCGGTAAGTCTGTGAGGGTTTATTGCTGTCCCACTGTGAAATCCCCAAGTGTTTGAGGGATCTCTCGCTGACTTTACGAGCCCTTTATGCACCCTGTCCATAAGTGGGCATAGCTGCAGACTTAACGTGAGGGAAGTACCCATAGTTCATAGCATTGTGACGTGAAATATATGATTTCTCGGGGAAGCCCACAACAATTGTCAGCCCACAACAAACGCCATATAACCAAGAcggtaaaaaataacaaaaaaactttGCAACATGAAATCATGCAGTCATGGTTACAAAGTTCTGTCCCATTTCTATTTAACCATTGGAGCCCTCGCAGCCTCATGCACTCAATCACTTTTCAGGTGACGTCAATAAAGTCAGTAAGGGCTCAGGGTTTAGGGAGGACATCGAGATTCAGCCTGTAGTCGTCGATTATAGGGCATGCACacttaaatgttgtttcaagatggctgcaacctccagtgttgtgAAGTGAAGCTGCAGTTTACAGGGCACCAGATAggctagcggttatgttgcacgcctcatgtacagaggctaaagtcctcacAGCAGCGGCCTTAGGTTCCAATCTGACCTCgtccctttgctgcatgcccccccttctctctccacccatcatttcctgtctctcttcagctgaaaaaaaaggctgcaaatccccaaatgtccacttgaggcttatCCAATAGTTAATTCACAAAGTGTCCCAAGAACAAAGAGTTGCACTGAGTTACAAAATTCCCAAAATTTCTTAGTCTCATGAGATTTTCTAAGAGTTTGCCTTTTAAGTTGAGATCCTGGTAGAGATAAAAAAGTTATTCACGTCGTGTCGGAACGCTGCTGAGCTGACAAACAGGGACAGTTGTTCGACTTCAAAACGCCTCCACAGGAACCAATGTGTGACTTAACTGAtcctacgtccatgttttatacagtctgtggttttaaGCAGTCTTGAAATACGCTACCACTGCCAAGTCGTCATAAAATCCTGTCAGGcatcaaaagaaacatttcctaTTCCTCCATATTGACTGTGGACGACATCGACTTGTTGAGTTTTGGTCGAGAGTCAAAGGAAAGGAGCAGATGTGGCTTCTCAGAGCAATGCTTCGACGACGggttctcttttctttcttttttttactgagaaAATGATCAGCAACTTTTAGGGACCTTCAAAAGGAGTTGCACCTAGCTATGGCTAAAGGTCATCCTTAGTGGGCAATCACAACTTTGTCCTGAGCCCGCGCCACACCACCATGTTTACTGGAGGGTCAGTGTTTAGTAGTTTCCTTCATCGTGTTTCTTAGCGGACTCTGTTAGTCCTTGTTagtttccatgtgtgtgtttctctggcCTTCAGTGTGAGTTGTATTGTTGCATGtagtctgttgtgtgtgtgtgtgtgttcattttagtgtgtgtttctgtacgCAGTCCCAGAGACGTCCACACTGGTCCTTCAGCCCTGGCCTGTGTGAGTCTCTTTTATGGGCTTACAAAGAAACTGCTTCCTCAGCTCTTTAATGCAGCACTGCTCCTAAACATAGATCTGCTCTGTGCCATCGGCTGAGACAATCACATCAGAGGTTTTACATGTCCTTAACGTCTCCATGTTTGTTGGCTGGTGTGGTTTTTTAGTAGTGATATAAAGCCGTTTTGTTGGAGTGGAAGCGTTGCTCTGAAGGAATGCTGCAGTCCTGTAGTTATGTGCCCAGTCCCGCCCACGCAGCCTTACAAAACCTGCTGTCTTCAGGGCTTTTATAAGCCAAAAATCAGCTGCTCCAAGTCAGCACATCGGCCCAGTTTAACAGTGAAACACTCTTTGTTTCCtttggaggagaagagggaaacGTCTTATAGATGTTGATCTCTTCTCCTTTAAGTCTGACTTTATTATATAAATCCAACATGTGTTCATGATGCATGTGATTAGTCCTCCAAATCTGTGACTTGTTCTCTTAAATGTTAGGATTTGTTGTTGGAATTGATGATATGCCCCACCTCTGCTGCACTGCGCTGTACTCACAATCTCTACCACCACCTCAGAACAACTGGGTGCCCCGGAGAGGCGACCAAGGCCCCAAGACCATCGACCAGATCCACAAAGACGCCGAGCTGGAGGAGCACAGGGAGCAGATGAAGGTGCAGCAAGCCCTCGTCTCCAAGAAGGAGTCGGGCGGCGGCGGCGGAGGAGGCAGGATGGGTGGAGGAGGCCAGGGCGGTCGTGGGGGCCATCACACCCCAGGCCGCGGTGCTCCTCCccaggatgagggctggaacACAGTGCCCATCTCCAAGAACCGACCTATTGACACATCTCGCCTTAGCAAAATCACAAAGGTAGGAGAGCGAGGTGACCTCCTCAGCTGGTGCTGTCATCACTTCACCTAAATTAAAGTTTTACACATTAAACCAAATGAAACACTCTTTGAAGTTTTTAACCCACGTGTTAAACAACTGTCTCTTCTTTTAGACTCCTGTTCTTGACTTTAACAATCAGCTTCTTGCCCCCGGCGGTAAAGGCACATGGGGCAGCTGGGGAAAGGGCAGCAGCGGCGGTTCAAGCACCAAACCTGCAGAACCTGGTAGGTTTCCAAGCGTAATGACATTTACATCCACTAAGTACGTAGATAACTTCCTCAAACTCAAccctggatgtgtgtgtgtgttttttattcatagGCTCAGAGACGGGCGGGCGTCCAGGCGCCAGCACTCTCAACAGGTTCTCCGCCTTGCAGCAGTCTTCGTCCTCCATTTCAGCGGATTCAGACAGACGAGTTCCTCAGAGGTTAGAAACAGAACTAAACTGCCGAAGCGAAACAAGCGCTTTAAGACAGAAacattcagtatttttttttactcccccTGACTctgctctccctcttttctctacGCCTCTACAGGAACAGCTCAAGTCGGGAGCGCGGCGAGAACTTCGACCGCTCTAATCGCGGCGGTGACAGATTTGACAGACGGGACGACCGAGATCGCAACCGCCTGCAGGTCACCAAGCGCAGTTTTAGCCGGGAGAATGAAGGACAGAGCCGGGAGAGGGAGCAGCGCGGGTCGGCTGATCCTGTCCGCAGGGTAGCGAGCATGACTGACGACAGAGACCGAGGCAGCAGAGACCGAGGCAGCAGAGACAGGGGCAGCAGAGACAGGGGCAGCAGAGACAGGGGCAGCAGAGACCGAGGCAGCAAAGAGCGAGCCAGCAGCAAAGACGGTGAGAGAAGTGACTCAGAAATAGAGAGAAACCCCAATTGTTAAAGAATGATATTTTAAGTATtcagctgaaaaacaaaaccaggCACCACAAAACATTGTCCAGCGCCCTACGTCCCCCGAAGagtttttcatttcctttctgtTATGCTCATAAACAGTGAAGCGGGAGAAAACTGccacccccccacctccccagACCCCCACCAAGCCTGCCTTGACTGAAGAAGAGCTGAACAAAAAGTCGATCGCCATCATCGAGGAGTACCTACACATCAACGACATGAAGGTACAGAGTTACGCACATATAGACATATCATTAAGGATTACAGAGGATTCATTTTGTAACCatgtgtttgttcttctgtcTCCACAGGAGGccctgcagtgtgtgcaggAGATGAACAGCACTCAGCTGCTCTTTGTGTTCGTACGAAACGGGCTGGAGTCCACGCTGGAGCGCAGCACCATCGCCAGAGAGCACACGGGTCTGCTCCTGCACCAGCTTATCAAGGCCGGCACGCTCCCAAAGCAGCAGTACTACAAAGGGTGAGTGTTGGGGTgagactatgtggaaattgggagtacgggcgcactcacactgggcaatccgtaccgtgcctaAACACGCGTCACCCCttcagtccagtttgtttgtctAGTGTGAGTCCTCTGATCCGGGCTCAAACTCGGTACACTTCCTCGGCCCTGGCACGCTTcaaagaggtgtgcttcggcacggtacagttcatgcacacGCACGCAGGTACACAatgtggacagccttcattatgtcTCTATCAAGACTCGTCTCCTCTTTCGCCCCCTGGGGTAGAGTCCCTTTGCAGccttaagaaaaagctaaagacccagctctttctgAACACCTatgaccttaatgatgatgatgatgctctgcctctggtcacttcctgtcagcacctctgttcacttcctgtcagcacctctgatCAGTTGGTTTGCATTTCCTgaagttgtttcctcctctaGATCATGGCTTGTAATTTCTGTGAGAATCAGTTTATTTACTTAAATATTGAAAAAGGTTGTTTACGATCAGAGAGTTGCTTTGAGAACAGCTCGGACGATCTCTGGCATGAAATGTGCAGCTTGATATAAAGAGAGTGAAAACTAAATGTTATTAGAAAAGCATTTTAGATCAAACTCTTTGAAATGCAAGTTTTGCCTGAAAGCGTGTacagcaggattttaaatgaGCAGACACCCAGAGGGGCAGGAAGTAAATCAGTGTCTGAAGAGAAATACTCTGTAAACAGTTTCTCAGCCAGAGAAGTCAGTTTCCATGTTTGAGTTAATTTGGTGACATATGGCTCAGATTCTCTGTCTGCTGAGACATGTGGAacccccttctcctcctttaAACCTGGACtttaaagtgtgtgtctgtgtgtgtgtcctcaggctTCAGGAAATCCTGGAGGTGGCCGAAGACATGGCCATAGACGTCCCTCACATCTGGCTGTACCTGGCAGAGCTGATCACGCCCATGCTCCACGAGGGAGGCATCCCCATGGGAGAACTTTTCAGGTAcgtcccatctctctctctctctctctctttctctctctctctctctctctctctctccccccccccctcatcaccacgtttaaaaaaaaaaaaaaaatcaacctgcACGAGAAGACGGCCTGTGGATGTTTGGAATTTGTTCACCAGATGTTTGACCTGcgttgacctttttttttttatgtctccaGGGAGATTTCAAAGCCTTTGATCCCCCTGGGCCAGGCCGGGGTCCTGCTGGTCCACATCCTCACTTTACTCTGCAAAGGGATGGTGAGACCAGAACAATAATATCCTCTTATTAGTGTTATCATACAGACTCATCAGACTCTTTCCTATGATAGTGGCCTCTTCAACTTTCTcttcaaacatttctttctCATCAGAGCCATAAAAAAGCGGGCGCCATGTGGCGGGAAGCTGGCCTCCGGTGGAAAGACTTCCTCCCAGAAGACGTCGACGTCAACAAGTTCGTAACAGAAAAGGTGAGAGGGCTGCTCCGCTTCACTGGCCACAGATGCAATATTCCCTACATTTTATAATACATCTGTTGATATCAAAATTACAGTGAgatgtaaaatatataattaatatgTATCAGCGGTGGCGCTTTGGCTGTTGTGGTCTGTAAGGCAACgtgacctcacagactgggacaccaatgtAACGCCACCGGGGCACTTATGGCGAGTTAGAGGTTCTTTACCCTGTTATGAAGCTAAAGAGTTGAACCTGTTTTGTGTAATCCAGGATGTGGAGTTCACTCTGGGCGATGAGTCGGAGGAAAGCAACAAGAAGGAGCTGAGCTCCGGAGAGCTGACCAAACAGCTGGAGCGCCTGATGCAAGACCAGGCCGACACCCAGAGGATCTTTGACTGGATCGAGGTACGTAATGGCGCTCTATGTGTAGTTTGTCTCAATCTTTAATCCTTGatttatgaataaaataagtaaaTTCATCCTCTCTGTATGTGCAGGCCAACctggatgagcagcagagctcgTCCAACATGTTCGTCAGAGCTTTGATGACCTGCGTCTGCCAGTCAGCCGTTACTTGTAAGTCAACACAAAGATTGAAGATTTACTTTTAAGGGCGTGGTTAATGAATGAGGCCCCGCCCCTCTCTCTGATCCCTGTACCCAGCTCTATCTGCTCTATCCCTGTCCTCTCGATGAACGAATCaaaagcctttaaaaataaagcctCATTACCAAGCTCATCAGTGGCCTGCCCAGGCATCTTTCTGGCCTGTTGTTTAGTATCAGGTCTTATCAGATGATCCGTTAGCGTCCCTGTCTCTTTACCTCTCATGCACACGTTGCTAGCCGTGTCCGCTCTGcaggagatcagagagagagacatccaCAAGTGCGTCCCTGTTGTCAGTGGATCTACCGTGGTGCAATGTCCTGTGTTGAATATGAACCTTCTTAAAGCTTGTCGTCTACAGCTGATGACATCCTGCCCTCTAAtagctgctttcacacctgcggaaaactcctgaagttttcctcgctgagcgtcatgtgtgaacacaaacagctgaatgtttctcctccagcctcctcgtattcattctgcagaaagtcagagtgagctgatgatagaacacagcaggatataatcaggagaattcacctggagcgagtgggagggggtggtgacgtttattccctgtgatcgctgcacgatcatagactgtctgcacgccacctctaccatctccgtgctcacaacctgctgcattatgtttcctgttctccagtatgttcttctccactctttagttcacattgggATTATGTTGAACTGcatgtagcattgatacaaaggcaaatattctcattaaagcGTTGTGTTGCGGACTCTGATGCATCATCCACTTCTTCTGGGTCTTACCTCAGTAgaccctccccccctcctgtctgacagggatagtctcccaatGTGAggttcatgtgtgaacaaccaggtcaggagaatatccggagcagtcctcctggaGTGCAGATGGAAACCGCTTTAGTTTAGGATTGTTAACAATGAGC
Coding sequences within it:
- the LOC109986255 gene encoding eukaryotic translation initiation factor 4 gamma 1 isoform X1, which encodes MYTGPHLPPHAELHEMNKAPQPITGPPSNPHPAPSPGLSQPSFPGQPPSVVFATPPPPQMNPTPQTRQFAPGPRPLHQQGSFRSLQPYYTNRTGLPPTSGPRGVPPSSGPRPVTPTHVYQAGPGSRMMMIPGQQLPFPSSPQGPAYFIPGQYQSATYVATPQQYPVPAGTPGFYPGTSPAEYGTYAGAYYPAQPQFTPSVQAAPVIMNPAPQQQQPPPPPPQHIPTKRERKQIRIRDPNQGGRDITEEIMSGGRSGSTPTPPQTAISGSESPAASQANGESAPAAATPALVRPDDRSKPSPPPLSKTPELAKGDPIPTEATHSVTNTKPALPPLPSEAEDAPLETISTLAPSAPVADVMDAPPPLREPTPTPQSAPEVPAYPAPLPDPVPSSAAQDKTDTEAKEEEEDEVEEAPPTSTNGVPEVETEKLPVMLPTSHMEAPLESPIAQPEELCLLNGLPLPAPQDPEVPAFCTAERDDSPIAEPDISQQPIRESAADIVQAEPTPAVQTTPTPTTQTTPTPTTQTTPTPTTQTTPTPTTQTTPTPTTQTTPTPTTQTTPTPTTQTTPTPSTQTTPTPVEEPAPAPTVVEIAADPIVLTAPTQPETQEVVPPVALDVKDDNTPLSESPVTEEKPAPAETVSSVADSTPETAPTPPPPTAEEREDTPPPQTVTPALVETTMQAAVSVPKKKRKMKDLNKKEAVGDLLDAFKEEQVVAPAEPEPAPATETKPPTASPPTPEEADLTWEDKEDKEDKLDAENIQPDGKKYQYKGEQWKPIDPEEKKHYDREFLLGFQFISASMNKPEGLPAISDVVLDKANKNPLRQLDPSRLQGMNCGPDFTPSFANLGRPGMGGGGGGGGGGGGSRGPPPGMGMGAGGPRRSQQMQRKEPRKIITTMSLGDDIQLNKAEKAWKPSAKKSTRGRAAEEVEENDPQNSKTQELFKQVRSILNKLTPQKFQQLMKQVSELTIDTEERLKGVIDLTFEKAISEPDFSVAYANMCRCLMGLKVEATDKPGATVNFRKLLLNRCQKEFEKDKDDDEIFEKKQKELEAASGDDVKQLTEELQEAKDKARRRSLGNIKFIGELFKLKMLTEVIMHDCIVKLLKNHDEESLECLCRLFSTIGKDLDFEKAKPRMDQYFNQMEKITKERKNSSRIRFMLQDVLDLRRNNWVPRRGDQGPKTIDQIHKDAELEEHREQMKVQQALVSKKESGGGGGGGRMGGGGQGGRGGHHTPGRGAPPQDEGWNTVPISKNRPIDTSRLSKITKTPVLDFNNQLLAPGGKGTWGSWGKGSSGGSSTKPAEPGSETGGRPGASTLNRFSALQQSSSSISADSDRRVPQRNSSSRERGENFDRSNRGGDRFDRRDDRDRNRLQVTKRSFSRENEGQSREREQRGSADPVRRVASMTDDRDRGSRDRGSRDRGSRDRGSRDRGSRDRGSKERASSKDVKREKTATPPPPQTPTKPALTEEELNKKSIAIIEEYLHINDMKEALQCVQEMNSTQLLFVFVRNGLESTLERSTIAREHTGLLLHQLIKAGTLPKQQYYKGLQEILEVAEDMAIDVPHIWLYLAELITPMLHEGGIPMGELFREISKPLIPLGQAGVLLVHILTLLCKGMSHKKAGAMWREAGLRWKDFLPEDVDVNKFVTEKDVEFTLGDESEESNKKELSSGELTKQLERLMQDQADTQRIFDWIEANLDEQQSSSNMFVRALMTCVCQSAVTCENPFKVDAEQIKQRAKLLQKYLKDEQKELQALYALQALMVEMEQPANLLRMFFDTLYDEDVIKEEAFYKWESSKDPAEQQGKGVALKSVTAFFTWLREAEDEDESDNS
- the LOC109986255 gene encoding eukaryotic translation initiation factor 4 gamma 1 isoform X3; its protein translation is MYTGPHLPPHAELHEMNKAPQPITGPPSNPHPAPSPGLSQPSFPGQPPSVVFATPPPPQMNPTPQTRQFAPGPRPLHQQPYYTNRTGLPPTSGPRGVPPSSGPRPVTPTHVYQAGPGSRMMMIPGQQLPFPSSPQGPAYFIPGQYQSATYVATPQQYPVPAGTPGFYPGTSPAEYGTYAGAYYPAQPQFTPSVQAAPVIMNPAPQQQQPPPPPPQHIPTKRERKQIRIRDPNQGGRDITEEIMSGGRSGSTPTPPQTAISGSESPAASQANGESAPAAATPALVRPDDRSKPSPPPLSKTPELAKGDPIPTEATHSVTNTKPALPPLPSEAEDAPLETISTLAPSAPVADVMDAPPPLREPTPTPQSAPEVPAYPAPLPDPVPSSAAQDKTDTEAKEEEEDEVEEAPPTSTNGVPEVETEKLPVMLPTSHMEAPLESPIAQPEELCLLNGLPLPAPQDPEVPAFCTAERDDSPIAEPDISQQPIRESAADIVQAEPTPAVQTTPTPTTQTTPTPTTQTTPTPTTQTTPTPTTQTTPTPTTQTTPTPTTQTTPTPTTQTTPTPSTQTTPTPVEEPAPAPTVVEIAADPIVLTAPTQPETQEVVPPVALDVKDDNTPLSESPVTEEKPAPAETVSSVADSTPETAPTPPPPTAEEREDTPPPQTVTPALVETTMQAAVSVPKKKRKMKDLNKKEAVGDLLDAFKEEQVVAPAEPEPAPATETKPPTASPPTPEEADLTWEDKEDKEDKLDAENIQPDGKKYQYKGEQWKPIDPEEKKHYDREFLLGFQFISASMNKPEGLPAISDVVLDKANKNPLRQLDPSRLQGMNCGPDFTPSFANLGRPGMGGGGGGGGGGGGSRGPPPGMGMGAGGPRRSQQMQRKEPRKIITTMSLGDDIQLNKAEKAWKPSAKKSTRGRAAEEVEENDPQNSKTQELFKQVRSILNKLTPQKFQQLMKQVSELTIDTEERLKGVIDLTFEKAISEPDFSVAYANMCRCLMGLKVEATDKPGATVNFRKLLLNRCQKEFEKDKDDDEIFEKKQKELEAASGDDVKQLTEELQEAKDKARRRSLGNIKFIGELFKLKMLTEVIMHDCIVKLLKNHDEESLECLCRLFSTIGKDLDFEKAKPRMDQYFNQMEKITKERKNSSRIRFMLQDVLDLRRNNWVPRRGDQGPKTIDQIHKDAELEEHREQMKVQQALVSKKESGGGGGGGRMGGGGQGGRGGHHTPGRGAPPQDEGWNTVPISKNRPIDTSRLSKITKTPVLDFNNQLLAPGGKGTWGSWGKGSSGGSSTKPAEPGSETGGRPGASTLNRFSALQQSSSSISADSDRRVPQRNSSSRERGENFDRSNRGGDRFDRRDDRDRNRLQVTKRSFSRENEGQSREREQRGSADPVRRVASMTDDRDRGSRDRGSRDRGSRDRGSRDRGSRDRGSKERASSKDVKREKTATPPPPQTPTKPALTEEELNKKSIAIIEEYLHINDMKEALQCVQEMNSTQLLFVFVRNGLESTLERSTIAREHTGLLLHQLIKAGTLPKQQYYKGLQEILEVAEDMAIDVPHIWLYLAELITPMLHEGGIPMGELFREISKPLIPLGQAGVLLVHILTLLCKGMSHKKAGAMWREAGLRWKDFLPEDVDVNKFVTEKDVEFTLGDESEESNKKELSSGELTKQLERLMQDQADTQRIFDWIEANLDEQQSSSNMFVRALMTCVCQSAVTCENPFKVDAEQIKQRAKLLQKYLKDEQKELQALYALQALMVEMEQPANLLRMFFDTLYDEDVIKEEAFYKWESSKDPAEQQGKGVALKSVTAFFTWLREAEDEDESDNS